A genomic stretch from Desulfotignum balticum DSM 7044 includes:
- a CDS encoding AF1514 family protein gives MAQIHINPENQTPETIHMTITEDTFNFSSAKQMAKDMAFEKCDAPMILSWKNSKTGESYPDYECGVSDRPFWIRYAEGRGANLTIDFNDGEYVFMILKM, from the coding sequence ATGGCTCAGATTCATATCAATCCGGAAAACCAGACCCCGGAAACCATCCATATGACTATCACTGAAGATACCTTCAATTTCTCATCCGCCAAGCAGATGGCCAAAGACATGGCTTTTGAAAAATGCGATGCCCCCATGATCCTGTCATGGAAAAACAGCAAAACCGGCGAATCCTATCCGGACTATGAATGCGGGGTATCGGATCGCCCCTTCTGGATCCGTTACGCCGAAGGCCGAGGCGCCAACCTGACCATTGATTTCAATGACGGGGAGTATGTGTTCATGATTTTAAAAATGTAA
- a CDS encoding transporter substrate-binding domain-containing protein, producing MTEKHHLKTVYCILWIAAALIGVGFISPYSNPVFAGEADTAARQTIRSGAEVDYPPFSFVDEHGKANGFSVELMRAALAVMGRDVTFRTGPWTDVRTWLEHAEIDALPLVGRTPEREALFDFTVPYMSLHGAIVVRDNETGIRDLSDLRGRRVAVMKGDNAEEFLKRKDRGLEIHTTPTFEIALQELSEGRYDAVVAQRLVALRLIQKTGLTDLHVIERPIKGFKQDFCFAVPEGDRDTLALLNEGLAIVMADGTYRHLHSKWFAAMQLPSDRPIVVGGDRNFPPYEFLDENGQPAGYNVDLTRAIANEMGLNIDIRLGRWTERLEALENGRIDVMQGMFYSPDRDLTFDFSQPHAVSHYVAVVRNGEGPAPESVRDLSGKSIVVEQGDILHDFVIENDLDNQVVAVSDQETALRELREGRHDCALVSLITAHYLTNKHGWSDVVIGKKTIVAAEYCYASAKDQKALLAQFSEGLKALDNTGEYRRIHDKWLRVYRDTPTSLADALRYSAIVIIPLLVIILLAVTWSWLLRRQVAEKTKALQESLARFKYIFEASNVGKSITLPTGEINANKAYADFLGYSQDELKGKKWQDLTPAEDIEKTDKIIRPLLAGEKRADRFEKRYVHKNGTLLWADVSVAIWRDDKGNPLYFITTVVDITERKNIEAEHEKLQSQLLQAQKMESVGRLAGGVAHDYNNMLSVIIGYAQLGIDKIDPEDELRADLQEILTAAERSTDITRQLLAFARKQTIDPKVLDLNETVESMLKMIRRLIGEDIDLSWKPKPGVWPVKMDPSQLNQILVNLCVNARDAISDVGKITIETDNVRFDDAYCADHAGFIPGEYVLLAVSDDGRGMDRKTLDNIFEPFYTTKPIGKGTGLGLSVIYGIVKQNKGFINVYSEPEKGTTFRLYFSRHDDVVRRIEADSAEETPAGSGETVLIVEDETSILTLTKRILEQLDYNILTAETPGEAVALTNEHDGEIHLLITDVVMPEMNGRDLAEKLQAEYPKLKVLFMSGYTANVIAHHGVLDADVHFIQKPFSNKDLAVKVKKALKR from the coding sequence ATGACAGAAAAACACCACCTAAAAACAGTATATTGTATCTTGTGGATTGCAGCCGCTCTTATTGGGGTTGGTTTCATTTCCCCATATTCTAATCCTGTTTTTGCCGGCGAAGCCGATACCGCCGCCAGGCAAACGATCCGGTCAGGAGCGGAAGTCGACTATCCCCCTTTCAGTTTTGTTGACGAACATGGAAAAGCAAATGGTTTCTCCGTTGAATTGATGCGTGCGGCACTGGCCGTCATGGGCCGGGATGTCACCTTTCGCACAGGACCGTGGACAGACGTCCGCACCTGGCTGGAACACGCTGAAATCGATGCACTTCCCCTGGTCGGCCGCACGCCTGAGCGGGAAGCATTGTTTGATTTCACAGTGCCGTACATGTCTTTGCACGGGGCTATCGTGGTACGTGACAATGAGACCGGCATCAGGGATCTTTCTGATTTGCGCGGACGCAGGGTCGCTGTGATGAAAGGAGATAACGCCGAAGAATTCTTAAAACGAAAGGATCGGGGGCTTGAAATTCATACCACCCCCACGTTTGAAATCGCCCTGCAGGAACTGTCCGAAGGCCGGTATGACGCCGTGGTGGCCCAGCGACTGGTGGCGCTGCGCCTGATACAGAAAACCGGGCTCACGGACCTGCACGTCATAGAGCGGCCGATCAAGGGGTTCAAGCAGGACTTTTGTTTTGCCGTTCCTGAAGGGGATCGTGACACCCTTGCGCTGCTCAATGAGGGGCTGGCCATCGTCATGGCGGACGGCACGTATCGTCACCTTCATTCCAAGTGGTTTGCCGCCATGCAGCTGCCTTCGGATCGACCCATCGTTGTGGGAGGGGACCGGAACTTTCCGCCCTATGAATTCCTGGATGAAAACGGTCAGCCCGCGGGATACAACGTGGATCTGACACGGGCCATTGCCAATGAAATGGGCCTGAATATCGATATCCGGCTCGGCCGGTGGACAGAACGGCTCGAGGCCCTGGAAAACGGCAGAATCGATGTGATGCAGGGCATGTTTTATTCGCCGGACCGGGATCTGACATTCGACTTTTCCCAGCCCCACGCCGTCAGTCACTATGTGGCGGTCGTGAGAAACGGCGAGGGTCCGGCACCGGAATCAGTCAGGGATCTTTCCGGAAAAAGCATCGTTGTCGAGCAAGGCGATATTCTGCATGATTTTGTCATCGAAAACGACCTGGACAACCAGGTGGTTGCCGTGTCTGATCAGGAAACAGCGCTGCGCGAATTAAGGGAGGGCAGACACGACTGTGCACTCGTGTCTTTGATTACGGCCCATTACCTGACAAACAAACACGGCTGGTCAGATGTGGTCATTGGCAAAAAAACAATTGTTGCAGCCGAGTACTGCTATGCCTCGGCCAAGGACCAAAAAGCATTGCTGGCCCAGTTCAGCGAGGGGTTGAAGGCGTTGGACAACACGGGTGAATACCGGCGAATCCATGACAAGTGGCTCCGCGTTTACCGGGACACGCCCACCTCATTGGCCGATGCGCTCCGGTACTCGGCAATCGTCATCATTCCGCTTCTGGTTATCATCCTGCTCGCTGTCACATGGTCGTGGCTGTTGCGCCGCCAGGTCGCTGAAAAAACCAAAGCCCTGCAGGAAAGCCTCGCCCGGTTCAAGTATATTTTCGAAGCCTCGAATGTCGGCAAATCGATCACTTTGCCCACGGGGGAAATCAATGCCAACAAAGCCTATGCCGATTTTCTGGGATATTCTCAGGATGAGCTGAAAGGCAAAAAATGGCAGGATCTCACCCCGGCTGAAGATATTGAAAAGACTGACAAGATAATCCGCCCGCTGCTGGCCGGAGAGAAGCGGGCGGATCGTTTCGAAAAACGCTATGTCCACAAAAACGGCACCCTCCTCTGGGCCGATGTCAGTGTCGCTATCTGGCGTGACGACAAAGGAAACCCGCTTTATTTCATCACAACGGTCGTTGATATCACTGAACGGAAAAACATCGAGGCTGAACATGAGAAGCTCCAGTCCCAGCTGCTCCAGGCACAGAAGATGGAATCCGTGGGCCGGCTGGCCGGGGGCGTGGCCCATGATTACAACAATATGCTGAGTGTCATCATCGGGTATGCACAATTAGGAATTGATAAAATAGATCCTGAAGATGAACTGCGCGCTGATCTGCAGGAGATCCTGACAGCGGCGGAACGTTCCACGGATATCACACGGCAGCTTCTGGCATTCGCCCGAAAGCAGACCATCGATCCGAAAGTGCTCGATCTCAATGAAACCGTGGAGAGCATGCTCAAGATGATCCGCCGTCTCATCGGCGAAGATATTGACCTTTCCTGGAAACCGAAACCCGGGGTGTGGCCGGTAAAAATGGATCCTTCACAGCTGAACCAGATCCTTGTCAATCTGTGTGTCAACGCGCGGGATGCCATTTCTGATGTAGGGAAAATCACCATTGAAACCGATAACGTCCGGTTTGATGACGCGTATTGTGCTGACCATGCCGGATTTATTCCGGGTGAATATGTCCTTTTGGCTGTCAGCGATGACGGGCGCGGCATGGACAGGAAAACGCTGGACAATATTTTCGAACCCTTTTACACGACCAAACCCATCGGCAAAGGCACGGGGCTCGGGCTGTCGGTGATCTACGGCATTGTCAAGCAAAACAAAGGGTTTATCAATGTTTACAGCGAACCTGAAAAAGGGACCACCTTCCGGCTTTATTTCTCACGTCATGATGATGTCGTCCGACGGATTGAAGCGGATTCAGCCGAAGAAACTCCGGCCGGATCGGGTGAAACCGTGCTGATTGTTGAAGATGAAACCTCCATTTTGACGCTGACTAAAAGAATCCTCGAACAGTTGGATTACAACATCCTAACCGCGGAAACCCCTGGTGAGGCCGTCGCTTTGACAAACGAACATGACGGTGAAATTCATCTGCTGATCACCGACGTGGTCATGCCGGAGATGAACGGCCGGGACCTGGCTGAAAAACTCCAGGCGGAATACCCGAAACTGAAAGTGCTCTTCATGTCCGGATATACGGCCAATGTCATCGCCCATCACGGCGTTCTGGATGCAGATGTTCATTTCATTCAAAAGCCTTTTTCCAACAAAGATCTCGCAGTGAAGGTGAAAAAGGCGTTGAAGAGGTGA